cctctccccctccccatcaaaGTAAGGtatctgccccccccccgccaagcAACTGAACCCCAAGGCCAAGATCTTGGTGACAGTGGGACTATGAGTCACCAAACAAACACACCCAGCTGTCTCAGATTTTGAATTTCCACTGCAAGACCTGTTTGAGGCCCACGGGGCGGCTGAAAGCCACCCCGCCTTCCCCTACCCTCTTGGTCCTGGCTGGAGCCAAAGTCAGTCAACAATTCATTAATTATTTCAGCATCTATTAAGTAATTGCTAGTTCCAGGCCTGCGCTATGGGCTGGACACAGGAGTCCGTAAGCCGCAGCCCATTTTGAGAACTTCTGGTGAGGAAGGGCAGGCCTGCTCACAACTAATGAGCGTGTAATCGTTTCCCGAGCCCTGGTGTTTGGGGCTCATAGGGACAGTGCATGCTGCAATATTCACAAACAAACCTGTCACCTTGGTTCTGGAGGTAGGCCCCGTCTAGAGATGGGATACGAACGCCCTGGAACTTTGATGCAGGCCGTGTAGTTGATTGGGAACGGGGACTAAGTGGGCCTCTTCACTCCTACTCCTCAGTGATTGTGAAACAAGGCTAAAGATGAACTGGGaacaagaagggagggatggagattCTGCTTGGCCTCTGGAGGCTGGTGCCTGGCAGTGCTAGCTCTGCCCTGAGGTGAGAGCCACCCTTACAGACCTGTCCTCTTCTCACAGGTTGTCTGGAAGTGGAATTGGCCCTGTGAACATCTGTAAGTTCTTGgctactcccccacccccctcagTGCCAGCTGTGAAGACTTAGATTGGCTCAAGAGCCCCGGCTTGTGGAGTTAGGAGCTTCCCCTTCCACACACAGTTCCGGCAGGTTCCATGGAACTCATATCCACCCAGCTCAGGGGCCCAGAGCAAGAATGCAAAGGCGAGAGTAGAGGGAAGCCGGGCGAGGAACGGCTTTGAGACCCTGGGGAGGGCCCCACCGCTGTAAGAAGTTTCTTTTAGGCTGTGGGGCCTTGTTAGAGAAGGGAGGCAGGGCAAGGAGGGGGCCGGCTGTGGCAGGAAGGTGGGCTGGGAGAAGGGTGGGCTCCCTGGGCAGGGGTGTGTGCACTAATCAGACCCTCTCCTCTTACAGCTGTAGTGAATTCCACTGGGGGCAGTGGCAGCAGGCTCGTCTTCGACGGAACCATGGGGAGCAATGCTCTGAGCTTCTCAAGCAGTGGGGGGCTCGGGGGCCTCAAGGCCCATTCCATCAGGACCACATCTACCTCACGCAGGAGTCCCCACAACTGAGTACATATAACCAAGCTTGTGGGCTTGGAGAGTCTCCACAGCCCTTTGCCCACTTACAGGACCCCTCCTGCTTCACATCCCTTTCCCACACACAGGACCCCTCCTGTTCCACATCCCTTTGCCCACTTACAGGACCCCTCCTGCTTCACGTCCCTCTTCCACACACAGGACCCCTCCTGTTCCATGTCCCTGTCCCACACACAGGACCCCTCCTGTTCCATGTCCCTGTCCCACACACAGGACCCCTCCTGTTCCATGTCCCTGTCCCACACACAGGCCCACTCCTGCTCCACGTCCCTGTCATAAGACAGAATACGGTCTGAAACTGCTCTTGGTTTTAGTAAAGTTCTCCTCTGAGCGACCTTCCCTTGCGGCCAGGACTGATGTGCACAGGGAGCAGAGGGTATGGCATGCTCAGGACTGGGGTTCAGACTGATAGGGGTGTGGCTCCAAGGTGCTTAACCCCTACCCAGGGTGCCACCTAGGCCCCTGTCCAGGCTGGCATTGGTTCCAGTGCCTCTCCTGAGGGCATCCAAGAAGGCCTCAGGGAAAAGGTGGCAGCAGGCAGATGTTGAAGAATGCCATCCTTGTCAATTCCTGGGGCCTAGGACTATATTCTGATACTTTTGAAGGGTTCCTCTGCAACTGAGATTCCCCAGGGGTGACTCCTGGGGGTGACAGAGGAAGGTCTGGTACAGCAGGGGTCTCAGAGCCTAGGCTGTGGATAGAGAGCCTGAGCCTGGATCCCTGATGAAGGAATGGCTGTGTCTAGATACctagggagggaggaggggacctCTGTCGGGGGCCTCCAAATGTCTGGGTCTCTGCTGTAGAGCTTCAGGTGTTTCTGCATTGAGAGTTTTGGTCCCAGGCATGAGGGGGCACTGGGGCTGGTTTGAGGTCTCCAAGTGTGGGGTCCACAGGGTAGGGTGGGAGCAGCCTAAGGTGGTTGTAATAAAGGTCTACGAGCAAGCCTCAAAGGACAGCAGGGAGTGGGTGAGCACAGGGGACAGGATGGAGACCATCATCAAGGGTGTGTTGACTTCTGAGGAGTCTGTGATTTGACCTCATGGGCATGGGGTTTTGAACTGGGGTATGGTGTGAGCAGGACATGTAGTGGACCACTGGTGTCTTAGAGCCATGAGTGGTGCAGTCCTCATCCAGGGTAGAGTCTGTCTCTCAGTGCCTTGTGATTCCTTGTATATGGGTTTGGGGCCTACCAACTCATCCCCTGTGTCTTGAGCACCATGCTGTGCAGAGTGGGTAAGAATCCAGAGACAACCCTCCTCCCTGGCTTAGGACTGGTTGGCTGGTGCAGGCAAACCAGCAGGGAGTGGAGACACTGGCACAAAACACCACACACCCTTGCATCGCAGCAGCCTTTATTGAAACACAGATGGGGCACTCCAGAAGGCAAGGCACCCACAGACAGAACCAGAAATTGGCCTCAGAGTCCCCATCCCATCAGCCCTCACGAGGGCAGTTCCCTTCTGCACAGGCAGGGGAGGCCTGGAGCAAATATGGAGTCTTTGAAATGTGTAAAGGCGTCAGGAATAGCAAGAACAAAGCTCCCTAGCCAGGGGCTGTAGGTAGCAGGAATCCCCAGAGAGCAGACTGTTTTCTGGGAGGCAACCCAAAGAATATGGATAGAGCATATTGCCCCAAGGAAGGCAGTCAGTCAGGGAGGTGACCAAACACAACCAATGATAGGCAGGTGCTTGCTGCCTCTGGGGCCATGTACCTGGGGCCAGAAATGGGAGCTTCTTGGGCAGGGTTCCCTCTGGTACTTTAGTTTTTGCAGGAAAGCCTGGGTGGTTAGGACTGTGCCTTGACCTATGAAGGCCAAGCTTTATTGTTTAGCCACGCTGGGTGACAGGTAGTATCACAGAGGGCTTGGTGAATGATACAAATCAATTATAAGTGTTTGAAGACAGGTTGGAATTAGGCGGAGGGTTGGGAATATCTTCTAAAGTGAAGCCCGAGGAAAACCAAGAAATAGCTCCCTaaaaggagaaggtggaggagagtGGCCCTGACTCTTTCCTCCCATAGGAACATCTAGATTATTCTGGAAGcaagcacacatttttttttatacacACATCACTCCACTCTGGGGCAGACAGACATCGCATTTGCAGGTCCTGGCGCTAAGCAAAGCGCACTGAGCGACTGCTCCCACAGCTGAAGCTGGAGGATCTTGGCTGGCAAGGAGTGCAGGAGTCAGGTGCCATCACTGAGATGCTGCCCCCAGTGGCAGAGGGGCCAGAGCCAATCTGGCGCCCTGGGGTTGTGCCATATGTGAGGCCCCCACTTGTGACTCCACCACGGGAGCTGCTGACACCTGTGGGAAGAGGAACAGGGAAGGATAAGGGGCTTGCTGGTGTCACCCACCCACCACAGGTGCCTGAGGGCTTCACATGCGGGGCTTGTATTCTCCTCAAGGGATCAGTGGCTAACATGACATGTCCTATTCTTTCAACCTCATGGCACATCTGGACCCATTTCCCTGGACTGCAGTGTCTAGTGGCCACCAGTTAATGGGTGCTCAACTGTTTTTTAACCtaaccctccctccttccctggccCTACAACCCTTACTTCCCCACCTTCAACCCCCCTTCCTGACCAGTAGTTGTTAGGGAGGAgcctggggaagaggaaagactgaaTGTCGGAAATGTTGGAGGTTGGGTGGGGTAGGCCCATGCTGGCTGCAGCTTTGCCCAACCCAGAGCCATTTTTCTAGGGGTCCTTTCCAGCAGATACTTACAGACATTCACGGAGCCCACACCCTCGCATAGcctgaggagaaaggaaagcaccATTAGTTCTAAGCAGTGACCTGGGTCCTTGAGACAGTCGCTTGGGGACAAACAAGGCCAGCTTTTGTCTAGGTTGGAGCTATCTcctgagaggcaggaagggctcCCCAAATCTTCttgaaatgttcattttctgtctttaaagtGTCCCCATCCATGGAGACCAGCCCTCCCGGTTTAGAGCAGTAGTGAATGGAACCGTGACCGCCACTCACCGCCTGCCATTGGTGCCTGAGCCTGCTGAATGCCAATAAGTGCTCACAGTAAGCATGAGGCAGAGCTACGGGTATACAGGGCACAGCATCCTTATTGTACATGAGCCTAACTCCAGGGAAACTCGGAATGGACTTCAGAAGCCCAGGACCTAGTGTTGGGTCCCAGCTCTGCAGCTTAGTAACTTTGTGGCCATGGGAAAGGAGCTGAAGATTGAGCTATCCCTTCTCTGTTTTTGGATAGGAAAAATGGTACTTACCTGACAGGATGGAAGATTATAAATGGGTTCTTGACATAGAGCATAGGATATGTGACAGCTAACCATTATTACTGAAGCCTGGCCTGGAGTTGTGTGGTCAGAGCTATATGTCACACTTGTCCCCAAGACCATTAGCCAGGAGGCCCAGGGTCTCTGCCCCTTCCATGCAAGGACTAACAGGCCCTAGCCAGCTTGTTTTTTCAGGACAGTTTGGTCCTCAGATGAACCCCCACATGGTTCTTCTCAGCTCACCTGTGTTCCTCGCCCTCCAGCAGGCGCCTGTAGGTGGCGATCTCAATGTCCAGGCCCAGCTTGGAGTTCATCACCTCCTGGTACTCCTTGAGCAGGCAGGCCATGTCCTGCTTGGCCTTCTGTAGGGCAGCCTCCAGCTCAGCCAGCTTGCAGCGGGCATCAGTGAGGGCGGCCTCTCCCTGCTGCTCAGACTGAGTCACTGCGGCCTCCAGCTTTGTGTTCTGGGATGCAGGGAGGGTTGTTAAAGTTCCTTGTTCTATGCTCAAGGGCCAAGTCCCAGTATTCACTGCTAAAAGTTCCTATTCTCAGTGCCATGTCTTCAATTCTGGACACCAGCCTACTGGTGCAGGTTCTGGCTTCTTTTGAAAAAGTTAAGAGGCCTCACCATGCTTGCCCTGCACACCCTCGTTAGCTGTTCCTATTGGGTCTGGTCAGTTCTGGTCTTTGTGTTTTTCAATTGGCTACCTCTTGTGCCTGGGACTAGCCTGTTGCTCATCATCCCAGCCTCCGTTTGCCTGAGTGTGTGACTCCTGACCTAGAACGGTGGGCTGGATGTTAAATTGCTTACCCCAAACCCGTGACTTGTGGGTGCCGGGATTGGTTTCTGAATCCATTTCCCAGTACCTTACAAACCACTGGCATTCTCTCAGCCTCATTCTGGCCTGGGGACCAGGAAAGTCCCTGCATCTCCACATGGGGCATCGTCCCCATTCGATAGGAAACTGCTGACATTAGAGTGGCTTCTAAACCCACCCATTGGGAAGCTGCCTCCTGCTAGCTGACTCCACTCTCTCCTCATGCTGGGCATGCGGTGGGGGTTGGGCTTTTTACCTGGCACTTGGCGTTCTCAATCTCGGCCGTCAGCCTCTGGATGATGCGGTTCAGCTCGTTGATCTCCTCTCTGGTGCGGCGCAGGGTCTCCCCGTGCCGGATCACTGTGGCCTTCATCTCCTCACACTGAGAAGAATTGGACATGTCATGAAGTTCAGGGTAGGATGTCCACCCACTGAGCATACTTGCCAGTGAGGGTAAGGCTGTTGAGTGCTTAGCCCGTAGAGCCAGGCAGCAAGCCTCACCCTTCTATGGGCTCTTTTCTGTTCTTTAGGGGGCAGAATTCTTAGACAAAGGACATCTCATATTCTTTCTATCACCATGTCTAACGGACAAGTGTCCAGGTCACTCACCTTGGTGCGGTACCAGGACTCGGCCTCTGCCCGGCTGCGGGTGGCAATGTCATCGTACTGAGCCTTGATCTCAGCCACGATGCAGTCCATGTTCAGGTCCCGGCTGTTGTCCATCTTGACGATGACAGAGGTGTCTGAGATGTGGGCGTGGAGGATTCGGATCTcctgtgggtggagggggaggaaagcTCTTTTTAGTTCACGGACCCCCTACTCTTGGCTTCCTACCTTCTCCCAGTCTTTCTCCTCCCCTGTGTCTCCAGTAGTCCTAGTCTGGTGGCCACTGCCATGTCCCAGTGTCCCCCCGGGACCATCCCTCAGTGCTCTTCACATCATACCACAGgcccaggaggaggagagggagttgATGTCTATAACCTAGGCTTGGTGCTGTTGCCCAAGCCCGTGGTTTACCAGCTGTGATTGCTGTGGTTACACTAATCAGGGAATCTAGCTTGCATGGGTGTGCAACGAGATGCAAGCTACAATTCTTCACGTTGAGATCTGTCTCAGATCTCAACAGTATTCTGTCCCCTGACTCCGCTGGGAGGCTTAGAGACCAAAGTGGTCGCAAGTCCATCCCAAAGTGTTGCAGGCTCCTCCTGCCCGACTGCCCTGTGTCCCCTCACCTCCTCATACAGTCGCCGCAGGAAGTCGATCTCCTGTGTCAGAGCTTCTGCATTGGCCTCCAGGTCCGACTTACGGAGGTAGGCACAGTCCACATCCTAAAGGGAAGATGAAGCAGGAGTCCATGGGGAGCACACCAGagtgcctctctcctctccagttATTAGACTGAGTGCCTCTTGGGAGGCCCTCCGCTGGTGGTCATCCCAGGGCGCGGTGCCATGGAGTGAGCAATACTTTCTATGTCATTGGTGaggagtgggaagggaaggggaccCAAGGATCCCAGGCACAGCCTGCTTGTTGCCACTGGAATGGGTCCTCTATACCTACAGCTGGCTTTGCCACCAAAACCTGGGGTCTAGTGTGGAAGTGAGGAATGGGTCATTTCTGCAGCTATGTTCTGGATCTTAGAGAAGAACCAGGCCTAGGACAGAACTGAGGACCCTCTGCATCTGGGCCTTAGGTTCTCACAGAAGTCCCCTCATCCGGGTGGTTAGGAGGTGAGTCCACAAGGCAGAGTCATGTTTAGGAAGCAAGAAACACTAGGCATCTTTCATCACCATGTGTTTCCCACTGTGGCTGTCCAAGGCACCCTGGCAACTGGGGCTCTCTCCTTCACCACCACATATCAAGTGCCCGCTCCATTGACAGCCCAGCCCCAAGGGACATTAGAATCCTAGACTAATGAGCATGAGATAACAGTGCCCCGAGTGAGGCTGGCATGGGGCGCTGAGGTCCAGGGCCATGCAGGGGTTAGTCTTTGTGACTCTGGGAAGCACTGGCCTCCAGGGCCCAGCAAAGCTGCCACGCGTCAGCTCGGGCTGAAGGATGACTGAGTCACTCACCTTCTTCAGGGCCACAAATTCATTCTCAGCAGTCGCCCTGAGTGCAACTTCTTCTTCATACCTGGGGACAGAGGCACAAGGCACAGATttgaggaggcagaaaaagaaaataaaggcccAGAAGGAC
The Microtus pennsylvanicus isolate mMicPen1 chromosome 2, mMicPen1.hap1, whole genome shotgun sequence DNA segment above includes these coding regions:
- the LOC142844765 gene encoding keratin, type II cuticular 87 gives rise to the protein MSCFSSRLGAFSCASACGPRPGRCCISAAPYRGISCYRGLSGGFGSRSVCGTFRSGSCGRSFGYRSGGVCGPTPPCITSVSVNESLLTPLNLEIDPNAQCVKHEEKEQIKCLNSKFAAFIDKVRFLEQQNKLLETKWQFYQNRKCCESNVEPLFEGYIETLRREAECVEADSGRLAAELNHAQEAMEGYKKRYEEEVALRATAENEFVALKKDVDCAYLRKSDLEANAEALTQEIDFLRRLYEEEIRILHAHISDTSVIVKMDNSRDLNMDCIVAEIKAQYDDIATRSRAEAESWYRTKCEEMKATVIRHGETLRRTREEINELNRIIQRLTAEIENAKCQNTKLEAAVTQSEQQGEAALTDARCKLAELEAALQKAKQDMACLLKEYQEVMNSKLGLDIEIATYRRLLEGEEHRLCEGVGSVNVCVSSSRGGVTSGGLTYGTTPGRQIGSGPSATGGSISVMAPDSCTPCQPRSSSFSCGSSRSVRFA